One Rubritalea squalenifaciens DSM 18772 genomic region harbors:
- a CDS encoding alpha/beta hydrolase has translation MFRVLPVLLLFLVPSFLPALAKQKPDENITYKEVEGKDLQLHVFYPEGHQKNDARPAIVFFFGGGWKSGAAQQFYPHCEYLASRGMVAISADYRTAKSHKTRPQECVMDGKSAIRYVRSHARELGVDPNKVLAGGGSAGGHVAAATATLKKYDDPADDLKVSCRPAALVLFNPVYDNSEAGYGYDRVRDYWKDFSPMHNLSKEVPPTIVFLGDKDKLIPVSTAEFFQEQMKELGVKSELHVYPGQEHGFFNANKSGGKYFKLNCVEMDRFLVELGYLKEKPSKK, from the coding sequence ATGTTCAGAGTCCTACCCGTTCTATTGCTATTCTTGGTTCCCTCTTTCTTGCCAGCTTTGGCGAAGCAGAAGCCAGACGAGAATATTACCTACAAAGAGGTGGAAGGTAAGGATCTCCAGCTGCACGTATTCTATCCAGAGGGTCATCAGAAAAATGATGCGCGCCCGGCCATCGTTTTTTTCTTTGGTGGCGGGTGGAAGTCTGGAGCGGCGCAGCAGTTCTACCCGCACTGCGAGTACTTGGCATCCCGCGGGATGGTGGCGATCTCTGCCGACTACCGTACTGCGAAAAGCCACAAGACCCGTCCTCAGGAGTGTGTGATGGACGGGAAGTCAGCTATTCGTTACGTGCGCAGTCATGCCAGGGAGCTTGGGGTTGACCCTAATAAGGTGCTGGCTGGTGGAGGATCGGCAGGGGGTCACGTAGCTGCGGCTACTGCCACGCTGAAGAAGTATGATGATCCAGCTGATGATCTGAAAGTGAGTTGCAGGCCGGCTGCTCTGGTTCTCTTCAACCCTGTCTATGATAATAGCGAGGCAGGCTACGGTTATGACCGGGTGAGGGACTACTGGAAAGATTTCTCACCGATGCACAATCTTAGCAAGGAAGTGCCGCCGACAATCGTTTTCCTAGGCGATAAGGACAAGCTGATCCCTGTATCTACCGCCGAGTTTTTCCAGGAGCAGATGAAGGAGCTGGGTGTAAAGAGTGAGCTGCATGTCTATCCTGGCCAGGAGCACGGCTTTTTCAATGCCAACAAGAGCGGGGGAAAGTATTTCAAGTTAAACTGTGTCGAGATGGATCGCTTCTTGGTCGAGCTTGGCTACTTGAAGGAGAAGCCGTCCAAAAAGTAA
- a CDS encoding peptidylprolyl isomerase, with amino-acid sequence MSELSDIKITMKTSKGDIDITMFANDTPVTCASFLNLAKKGFYDGIKFHRVIANFMIQGGDPTGSGMGGPGYKFECECKPWLKHDSAGILSMANAGPNTNGSQFFITHGPTPHLDGHHTVFGKVSKGQDVVDSIAQGDTITTIEVHDSTDELFEAQKDRIEDWNAKLG; translated from the coding sequence ATGAGTGAACTTTCAGATATCAAAATCACTATGAAGACCAGCAAGGGCGACATCGACATCACTATGTTCGCCAACGACACACCAGTGACTTGCGCTTCTTTCCTCAACCTTGCCAAGAAAGGTTTCTACGACGGCATCAAATTCCACCGTGTGATCGCCAACTTCATGATCCAGGGTGGTGACCCTACCGGTTCCGGCATGGGCGGCCCAGGCTACAAGTTCGAGTGTGAATGCAAGCCATGGCTCAAGCACGACTCCGCAGGCATTCTTTCTATGGCGAATGCTGGCCCGAACACCAACGGCTCCCAGTTCTTCATCACCCACGGCCCTACACCTCACCTCGACGGCCACCACACCGTCTTCGGCAAGGTCTCCAAAGGCCAGGATGTCGTCGATTCCATCGCCCAAGGCGACACAATCACGACGATTGAAGTCCACGACAGCACTGACGAACTCTTCGAAGCTCAGAAAGACCGCATCGAGGACTGGAACGCCAAATTAGGCTAA
- a CDS encoding VF530 family DNA-binding protein, which yields MSEPRKQANNPLHGITLERMLTELVEAYGWDDLSFRIRINCFAKDPSVKSSLKFLRRTGWARKKVEELYLYYLEFDKKD from the coding sequence ATGAGCGAACCGCGCAAGCAAGCGAACAATCCCCTGCATGGAATCACCTTGGAGCGCATGCTTACAGAGCTAGTGGAGGCCTATGGCTGGGACGACCTTTCCTTCCGCATCCGCATCAACTGCTTCGCCAAAGACCCCTCCGTCAAATCCTCGCTCAAGTTCCTGCGCCGCACCGGCTGGGCCCGCAAAAAAGTGGAAGAACTCTACCTCTACTATTTGGAGTTCGATAAAAAGGACTAA
- the lpxA gene encoding acyl-ACP--UDP-N-acetylglucosamine O-acyltransferase, with translation MIHETAIISPEATIGENVSIGPYCVVGENVTIGDGCTLKSHVVIEGPCTIGQENIFFPFSAIGQRTQDLKYVGEPTYLVIGDRNTFRENCTIHRSTSPDTPTTIGNDNNFLAYSHVAHDCVVGNHCIFSNNGTIAGHVVVGDHAIISGFAAVHQFCRVGEHSLIGGCTKVVQDVPPFTIVDGTPAAVRSINQVGLQRRGFTDQDISFLRRAYKRVFLKKATNLTLSLADLKAADSAKNEHVKTLIKFLETTERGVIR, from the coding sequence GTGATTCACGAAACAGCCATTATTTCACCAGAAGCCACCATCGGCGAGAACGTCTCCATCGGCCCCTACTGCGTGGTCGGAGAAAACGTTACTATCGGTGACGGCTGCACCCTGAAATCACACGTCGTCATCGAAGGCCCCTGCACTATCGGCCAGGAGAACATTTTCTTCCCCTTCTCGGCGATCGGCCAGCGCACCCAGGACCTCAAGTATGTGGGTGAGCCCACCTACCTCGTCATTGGTGACCGCAATACCTTCCGCGAGAACTGCACTATCCACCGCTCCACCTCGCCAGACACGCCGACCACCATCGGCAATGACAACAACTTCCTCGCCTACTCCCACGTCGCCCATGACTGCGTGGTAGGCAACCACTGCATCTTCTCTAACAACGGAACCATTGCTGGCCACGTTGTGGTGGGAGACCACGCCATTATTTCCGGCTTTGCCGCAGTACACCAGTTTTGCCGTGTCGGTGAGCACTCGCTCATCGGAGGCTGTACCAAAGTCGTACAAGACGTCCCGCCATTCACGATCGTCGATGGCACGCCGGCTGCCGTACGCTCAATCAATCAGGTCGGCCTGCAGCGCCGTGGATTCACGGATCAAGACATCTCCTTCCTCCGCCGCGCCTACAAGCGCGTCTTCCTCAAGAAGGCCACAAACCTCACCCTCTCGCTAGCCGATCTCAAGGCTGCCGACTCAGCCAAGAACGAGCACGTCAAGACCCTCATCAAGTTCCTAGAAACCACGGAGCGCGGAGTGATCAGATAG
- a CDS encoding aminotransferase class V-fold PLP-dependent enzyme, translating into MSPEIRSQFPILEQTINGKPLVYFDNAATAQKPLAVLDASRAYYTELNSNVHRGVHYLSRKATDAHEHAREVVAAHFNAPHTHELIFTSGTTDGINLAADTLALSGRIKSGDRVLISGLEHHSNIVPWQMLCQQTGAELDVIPVTDSGEWDLSNIDSLITERTKVVALNHVSNALGTINPVETVIPKAKAAGALVLLDGAQSAPHMKVDVQALGCDFYVFSGHKTYAPTGIGALWGKEEILNSLPPWRGGGEMIKEVTFEKTTYNDLPFKYEAGTPNIEGAISLAAALQWMQQVGLDTIANHEHELLVQATAAIQEIEGVKIYGTSEHKAGVLSFGIEGIHHYDLGTLIDNMGIAVRTGHHCCQPLMARFGITGTTRASFAIYNTAEEVDTFIAALKKAAMMLR; encoded by the coding sequence ATGTCTCCGGAAATCAGATCACAGTTCCCCATCCTAGAGCAGACCATCAACGGCAAGCCGCTGGTGTACTTTGACAATGCAGCGACCGCCCAGAAGCCACTGGCTGTACTGGATGCCTCCCGCGCCTACTACACGGAGCTGAACTCAAACGTCCACCGCGGGGTACACTACCTCTCCCGCAAAGCTACCGATGCCCACGAGCACGCCAGGGAAGTCGTCGCCGCGCATTTCAATGCACCGCACACACACGAGCTCATCTTCACCTCAGGCACCACGGACGGCATCAATCTGGCAGCAGACACCTTGGCACTATCCGGCCGCATCAAGTCAGGAGACCGCGTCCTCATCTCCGGACTCGAGCACCACTCAAACATCGTCCCCTGGCAGATGCTCTGCCAGCAGACAGGCGCGGAACTGGACGTCATCCCGGTGACTGACTCAGGCGAGTGGGATCTTTCTAACATCGACTCCCTCATCACCGAGAGAACCAAGGTCGTTGCCCTTAATCACGTCTCCAACGCCCTAGGCACCATCAACCCAGTAGAGACGGTTATCCCTAAAGCCAAGGCTGCCGGTGCTCTCGTCCTGCTGGACGGCGCCCAATCCGCTCCTCACATGAAGGTGGATGTGCAGGCACTAGGCTGCGATTTCTACGTTTTCTCCGGCCACAAGACCTATGCCCCTACTGGCATTGGCGCTCTCTGGGGCAAAGAGGAAATCCTCAACTCCCTGCCACCATGGCGCGGAGGCGGTGAAATGATCAAGGAAGTCACCTTCGAGAAAACCACCTATAACGACCTGCCCTTCAAATACGAGGCCGGCACCCCGAATATCGAGGGAGCCATCTCCCTGGCTGCCGCCCTCCAGTGGATGCAGCAGGTCGGGCTCGACACCATTGCCAATCACGAGCATGAGCTCCTGGTACAAGCCACTGCAGCCATCCAGGAAATCGAAGGCGTAAAGATCTACGGCACCTCCGAACACAAAGCAGGCGTGCTCTCCTTCGGCATCGAAGGCATCCACCACTACGACCTCGGCACCCTTATCGACAACATGGGTATCGCTGTCCGCACGGGCCATCACTGCTGCCAGCCTCTGATGGCACGCTTCGGCATTACCGGCACCACCCGCGCCTCCTTTGCCATCTACAACACGGCCGAGGAAGTAGACACCTTCATCGCTGCGCTCAAGAAAGCCGCCATGATGCTGCGTTAA
- a CDS encoding DUF4340 domain-containing protein — MRLFFTIILMLSTAALAVLTLVQTDQADFITLFNKEKVREPGDNLYDDNLLTTAKITILTGKEQRFVFEYDHSKGLWNCTEPWQDRADGPLHIAPLILMAQTAEIQEVIDIDEVDRKTFGITKDSPRIILHNTQGDELANFAIGRTSPWKKLIEGEEEILVPTVFIRKRHKPEKEAIYLCTDSTGDIHKLLENNLERFRDHRPFALNVHDLKQVRLKRGSSEIILQHEADKAAWKITKPLELETDRKATQGFLATLSKLTAVKLHPRASVTLPDNLTNITEIGVTTFSQDEEITLQIYPAQPGAASTYATVSDRDIVFELPLISTPSIPAYLGQIPADVNQLRSRNMVKLDRKDLRGVIVRTPQTTPVIISRIPGEPYKMLDLNNAPQPIDEVVLAELFQAVSLDPVKNFVSDAATDLSAYGLDNPFLTVDLLYFEAQPTRLQLGTPASVDTIYANLKGSPIVWELDTSTLNKISRFYWDWKPKVIWNLPVIDIIGFTTQQRDKPLVSVEYDYLGDTFTAKRGEEDISHTINPNRAKYFLNQNHLLTASKRLGPNHKQAAEALKNPIFTVTITVQNYDNQAMPSDTSTYQLDIARISENGSNLFYYGKASNDPDYLRLDLDTVKKLATDIFDED; from the coding sequence GTGAGATTATTTTTCACCATCATTCTGATGCTTAGCACTGCCGCTCTCGCAGTGCTCACTCTCGTGCAGACAGACCAAGCGGATTTCATCACTCTTTTCAACAAAGAGAAAGTCCGTGAGCCGGGTGACAACCTCTACGACGACAACCTGCTCACCACAGCAAAGATCACCATACTCACCGGCAAAGAGCAACGCTTCGTCTTCGAGTACGATCACTCCAAGGGGCTCTGGAACTGCACGGAACCGTGGCAAGACCGCGCGGACGGCCCACTCCACATTGCCCCACTGATCCTGATGGCGCAGACCGCAGAGATCCAGGAAGTCATCGACATCGACGAAGTGGACCGCAAGACTTTCGGCATCACCAAAGATAGCCCACGGATCATCCTCCACAACACACAGGGAGATGAGCTAGCCAACTTCGCGATTGGCCGTACCTCCCCATGGAAAAAACTCATTGAAGGTGAGGAGGAAATTCTTGTCCCCACGGTATTCATCCGCAAGCGCCACAAGCCGGAAAAGGAAGCCATCTATCTCTGCACGGACTCCACTGGCGACATCCACAAACTGCTGGAGAATAATCTGGAGCGCTTCCGTGACCATCGCCCCTTTGCCCTGAATGTGCACGATCTCAAACAGGTTCGCCTCAAACGCGGCAGCTCAGAAATCATTCTCCAACACGAAGCCGACAAAGCAGCCTGGAAAATCACCAAACCACTCGAGCTGGAAACTGACCGCAAAGCTACTCAAGGTTTCCTAGCCACTCTTTCCAAGCTGACTGCCGTCAAGCTTCACCCTCGCGCATCCGTCACCCTCCCGGACAACCTGACTAACATCACCGAGATTGGTGTCACCACATTCAGCCAAGACGAGGAAATCACCCTTCAAATTTACCCAGCCCAGCCCGGCGCTGCCTCCACCTACGCTACGGTGAGCGATAGGGATATCGTCTTTGAGCTACCACTCATTTCCACCCCGAGCATCCCGGCCTACCTCGGCCAGATCCCAGCAGACGTAAACCAGCTGCGTTCTCGCAATATGGTCAAACTGGATCGTAAAGACCTGCGCGGCGTGATCGTGAGGACACCGCAGACCACGCCAGTCATCATTTCACGCATCCCGGGCGAGCCCTACAAAATGCTCGATCTCAACAACGCCCCTCAGCCGATCGATGAAGTCGTCCTGGCAGAGCTGTTCCAGGCAGTCAGCCTCGATCCAGTCAAAAACTTCGTAAGCGACGCCGCCACGGATCTCAGCGCCTACGGTCTGGACAACCCGTTCCTGACGGTCGACCTCCTGTATTTCGAAGCCCAGCCAACGCGCCTGCAGCTGGGCACTCCAGCCAGCGTAGACACGATCTACGCCAATCTCAAAGGCTCCCCAATCGTCTGGGAACTCGATACGAGCACCCTCAATAAAATATCCCGCTTCTATTGGGACTGGAAACCCAAGGTAATTTGGAACCTTCCCGTTATAGACATCATCGGGTTCACCACCCAACAGCGCGACAAGCCTTTGGTAAGCGTCGAGTACGACTACCTGGGAGACACCTTCACCGCCAAGAGAGGCGAAGAAGACATTTCTCACACCATCAACCCAAACCGGGCAAAGTACTTCCTCAACCAAAACCACTTGCTCACCGCCAGCAAGCGACTCGGCCCTAACCACAAGCAGGCTGCAGAAGCTCTCAAGAACCCGATCTTCACGGTCACCATCACCGTCCAAAACTACGACAACCAAGCCATGCCCTCAGACACGAGCACCTACCAGCTAGACATCGCTCGTATTTCAGAGAACGGCTCGAACCTATTCTACTACGGCAAAGCTTCTAACGATCCCGACTACCTGCGGCTCGATCTCGACACCGTGAAGAAGCTGGCCACCGATATCTTCGACGAAGACTAA
- a CDS encoding Gldg family protein translates to MAEDTSKPADNAPDEDTSLVEETPSNDKVRSINRLGIGTMAVLQIIFTFSSVILLNYLSCTKHQRYDLSQHKDYSLSNRSQTYLASEEVSARSTPVKMVALIKQQSPYYLRLRAQLENYKRFANDHLDLEFVDPIRDPQRAQEVSTTYQRNLTEEMIIIDARTETQLEERSEEESRIDLATHVRTVPVKSLFIEEMDRYNHSYISTWRDEDLLTTYLVSAIEGKPRKFYFVVDKSQIDDKAEGTPAWKTFQQLLLMQNIQLAPLQISTTQSIPQDAEGLAIIGPSFDLDEREIKTLSEYWDRESSAIFITLDPEAKLNNLKRFLREYGITPQDNRVISVSGNQTLTATRAIFNQGPTVNKDLAFQATQFDGSTSSLEVASNDDRLNIRNITPFPLIQAAEGWWGETRYTEPNPTFDPREDLGTPKGAPSETPVPVAAAVLRGLENNDRTINLTSRMVVIGNTDYLKPNNMREELTHFTNSSLNWLVGRENLIGIGPKPVTNQKVTVQSAHKSFIDQLVLVFMPLFALMIALVLWNSRRS, encoded by the coding sequence ATGGCTGAAGACACTTCCAAACCTGCCGACAACGCACCGGACGAAGATACAAGCTTGGTGGAAGAAACACCCAGCAATGACAAAGTACGCTCTATCAACCGCCTTGGTATTGGCACCATGGCCGTACTGCAGATCATCTTCACCTTCTCCTCGGTCATCCTGCTAAACTACCTCTCGTGCACCAAACATCAGCGCTACGACCTGAGCCAGCACAAGGACTACAGCCTTTCCAACCGAAGCCAGACCTATCTCGCCAGCGAGGAAGTCTCCGCACGCTCCACTCCCGTGAAGATGGTGGCGCTCATTAAGCAGCAGTCTCCCTACTACCTGCGCCTTCGCGCCCAACTGGAGAATTACAAACGCTTCGCCAATGACCATCTGGACTTGGAGTTTGTGGATCCGATTCGTGACCCTCAGCGCGCCCAGGAAGTCTCCACCACCTACCAGCGCAACCTCACGGAGGAGATGATCATCATTGATGCTCGCACCGAAACCCAGCTCGAGGAACGGTCCGAGGAGGAGTCCAGAATCGATCTGGCCACCCACGTGCGAACCGTGCCCGTCAAATCCCTCTTCATCGAGGAAATGGACCGCTACAACCACTCCTATATATCCACCTGGAGAGATGAAGACCTCCTGACCACCTATCTGGTTAGCGCGATCGAAGGCAAGCCTCGCAAGTTCTACTTCGTCGTAGACAAGTCTCAGATCGACGACAAGGCGGAAGGCACACCTGCCTGGAAGACATTTCAGCAGCTGCTACTGATGCAGAACATCCAGCTTGCACCGCTGCAGATCTCCACCACTCAGAGCATCCCTCAAGACGCCGAGGGACTCGCCATCATCGGGCCAAGCTTTGACTTAGATGAACGTGAAATCAAGACACTGTCCGAGTACTGGGACCGCGAGTCCTCCGCCATCTTCATCACTCTGGACCCAGAGGCCAAGCTAAACAACCTCAAGCGCTTCTTACGCGAGTATGGTATCACCCCGCAAGACAACCGCGTAATCAGCGTCAGCGGCAACCAGACACTCACCGCCACACGCGCCATCTTCAACCAAGGCCCAACCGTCAACAAAGACCTCGCCTTCCAAGCCACCCAGTTTGACGGCTCCACAAGCAGCCTCGAAGTTGCTTCGAACGACGACCGACTCAATATCCGCAACATTACTCCATTCCCCCTCATCCAAGCGGCTGAAGGCTGGTGGGGCGAAACCCGCTATACGGAGCCCAACCCGACTTTCGACCCGAGAGAAGACCTCGGCACACCCAAAGGCGCCCCTAGCGAGACTCCAGTCCCAGTGGCGGCAGCAGTCCTCAGAGGCCTGGAGAATAATGACCGCACCATCAACCTGACCTCCCGCATGGTCGTGATCGGCAACACCGATTACCTGAAACCGAACAACATGCGCGAAGAACTCACCCACTTTACGAATTCCTCGCTCAACTGGCTCGTGGGCCGCGAGAATCTCATCGGTATCGGTCCAAAGCCGGTCACCAATCAGAAAGTCACCGTCCAATCCGCCCACAAATCCTTCATCGACCAATTGGTGCTGGTGTTCATGCCTCTGTTCGCCCTCATGATCGCCCTCGTTCTCTGGAACAGCAGACGCTCATAA
- a CDS encoding ABC transporter permease, protein MRTLIILYKKELKHFFLTPFGWVVFAFVILLQGLSLSSVLEQYEKAPVQANILSSIFTTFIFWIYFLFLFPLITMKQLAEEEKSGTLENLLTAPVTTWQVVLSKYLSSYTFYLCLWIPVYLQLHIFEWVTGTAPPVTNGDIIGTFLILSLIGSFFTAVGILASALTSSQIIAAIITFGALAFHLFLGYIPMIAGDSFQGAVIFHYMAVQEHIAYFSRGLVDLRPVAYHLSMAVFTLILTHHIVDYRRWKH, encoded by the coding sequence ATGCGCACCCTCATCATTCTCTACAAAAAAGAGCTCAAACACTTCTTCCTGACACCATTTGGTTGGGTAGTGTTTGCGTTCGTCATACTGCTTCAGGGACTTTCGCTTTCCTCCGTGCTCGAGCAATACGAGAAGGCCCCGGTACAGGCGAACATCCTCTCCTCCATTTTCACGACTTTCATTTTCTGGATCTACTTCCTGTTCCTGTTTCCGCTGATCACGATGAAACAGCTGGCCGAGGAAGAGAAAAGCGGCACCCTAGAGAACCTCCTCACCGCCCCTGTCACCACCTGGCAGGTGGTCCTCTCCAAGTACCTTTCCTCCTACACCTTCTACCTCTGCCTCTGGATCCCAGTCTACCTGCAGCTGCATATTTTCGAATGGGTCACTGGCACCGCGCCACCAGTCACGAACGGAGACATCATCGGTACTTTCCTGATCCTCTCCCTGATTGGCAGCTTTTTCACCGCAGTAGGCATCTTGGCCTCCGCCCTGACCTCCAGCCAGATCATCGCCGCCATCATCACCTTTGGCGCCCTCGCCTTCCACCTCTTCCTGGGCTACATCCCCATGATCGCCGGTGACTCCTTCCAGGGAGCAGTGATCTTCCACTACATGGCTGTCCAGGAGCACATCGCCTACTTCTCTCGTGGCCTCGTAGATCTACGCCCGGTGGCCTACCACCTTTCCATGGCCGTTTTCACACTGATTCTTACCCACCACATCGTCGACTACAGACGCTGGAAACACTGA
- the rpsU gene encoding 30S ribosomal protein S21, with product MRGVTLSKGEPVDRALKRLKSMLDNEGILEEMRRRRSFETPTQRSQRKARTASKRNRQRFRYTSPSQDAAAAAAKEAKQNEA from the coding sequence ATGCGTGGAGTAACACTTAGCAAAGGAGAACCAGTAGATCGCGCCCTCAAGCGCCTCAAATCAATGCTCGACAACGAAGGCATTCTCGAAGAAATGCGCCGTCGTCGTTCTTTCGAAACTCCTACCCAGCGCTCCCAGCGTAAGGCGCGCACCGCTTCCAAGCGCAATCGTCAGCGCTTCCGCTACACTAGCCCATCCCAGGACGCAGCCGCTGCTGCAGCTAAAGAAGCTAAGCAAAACGAAGCATAA
- a CDS encoding VanZ family protein has product MRGLLERIQTLLPKRPRFWIILWGVWFVTLWFLSSRNTNTPHGPEIPHFDKIAHFGYFGLGAIFVSSWIRLKHPALSKAAVILIVTALGATVGAIDEYHQTFTPGRSGNDPYDWLADISGSLCGALGTISLLQPYKRRPAEPLDRATASD; this is encoded by the coding sequence ATGAGAGGATTGCTGGAGCGCATCCAGACACTTCTACCCAAACGCCCCAGATTCTGGATCATCCTCTGGGGCGTCTGGTTTGTCACTCTCTGGTTTCTATCCTCCAGAAATACGAATACTCCTCACGGGCCGGAAATCCCCCACTTCGACAAAATCGCCCACTTTGGCTATTTTGGACTCGGAGCCATCTTCGTCAGCTCCTGGATCAGACTGAAACACCCCGCCCTCTCGAAGGCCGCAGTCATCCTCATCGTCACGGCACTCGGCGCCACTGTCGGCGCGATCGACGAATACCATCAGACCTTCACCCCAGGACGCAGCGGCAATGACCCCTACGACTGGCTGGCGGACATCAGCGGCTCCCTTTGTGGCGCCCTGGGCACCATTTCACTCCTGCAGCCCTACAAGCGCCGCCCCGCAGAGCCCCTTGACCGAGCCACCGCAAGCGACTGA
- a CDS encoding CopG family antitoxin, which yields MNIITNWSDLPDFEDEQEEADFWDKHELDARLMIGSLHEPDSRESTTITLRFDPRMLSRIKRMARSRYLNYQSMMKQWLSERLEEEIRKTEQ from the coding sequence ATGAACATTATCACCAACTGGTCAGATCTTCCCGATTTTGAAGATGAACAGGAAGAAGCCGACTTCTGGGACAAGCATGAGCTGGATGCCAGACTCATGATCGGCTCCCTCCACGAGCCAGACTCCCGTGAATCCACTACCATCACCTTGCGTTTCGACCCCCGCATGCTCTCCCGCATCAAGCGTATGGCTCGCTCACGCTATCTCAACTATCAGTCCATGATGAAGCAATGGCTCTCTGAAAGACTGGAGGAAGAAATTCGCAAAACCGAACAATAA
- a CDS encoding BrnT family toxin, translating to MELDLIDVCIDLKKFKPRELEEVLEDPFTVRFLPDNERTDGESRYYMLGRTVGDRYLFLAFSTDGKKARVVAVREMTEGEKRFYDRRYAEYK from the coding sequence ATGGAACTCGACCTTATTGACGTCTGTATAGACCTGAAGAAATTTAAGCCGCGCGAACTCGAGGAAGTACTCGAGGATCCATTCACCGTGCGCTTTTTGCCGGACAACGAGCGCACTGACGGCGAATCCCGCTACTACATGCTGGGCCGCACCGTAGGAGACCGCTACCTCTTCCTAGCATTCTCAACAGATGGCAAGAAAGCACGCGTGGTCGCCGTTCGCGAGATGACCGAGGGCGAGAAGCGCTTTTATGACCGCCGCTACGCCGAGTACAAATAA
- the sucC gene encoding ADP-forming succinate--CoA ligase subunit beta: MNIHEYQAKELFEKFGVPSPKGIVASTAEEAGAAAKTIGGSDLVVKAQVHAGGRGKGTFKNGFKGGVHLSDTPEKIQELAGQMLGQVLVTHQTGEEGRLVSKVMVAEGVDIERELYLAILMDRGTARPVIVASTEGGMDIEEVAEKTPEKILRQFIHPLNGLQPFEIRKLAAALKLSGDQAKQFGKLLKNLFTLFIKCDCDMVEINPLVVTPAGDVLALDAKFGFDDNALYRHPEIVEMRDTTEEDPREVEASKFDLNYIGLDGNIACLVNGAGLAMATMDIIKHCGGEPANFLDVGGGATKEQVSAAFKIILSDPNVEGILVNIFGGIMQCDIIAEGILAAAAELELTIPLVVRLEGTNVAKGKELIANSDLAVISADNLNDAAEKIVAAVKG, encoded by the coding sequence ATGAACATTCACGAGTATCAAGCCAAAGAGCTGTTCGAGAAGTTCGGCGTGCCAAGCCCAAAAGGTATTGTGGCCAGCACAGCTGAAGAAGCGGGAGCCGCCGCCAAAACTATTGGCGGAAGCGACCTAGTCGTCAAAGCCCAGGTTCACGCAGGTGGACGCGGTAAGGGGACTTTCAAAAACGGATTCAAAGGTGGTGTACACCTTTCAGACACTCCAGAGAAAATCCAGGAACTTGCCGGTCAGATGCTTGGTCAGGTTCTCGTTACCCACCAGACTGGTGAAGAGGGTCGCCTTGTAAGCAAGGTTATGGTTGCTGAGGGTGTAGACATCGAGCGTGAGCTCTACCTCGCTATCCTTATGGACCGTGGCACAGCCCGTCCAGTGATCGTGGCTTCCACCGAAGGTGGCATGGACATTGAGGAAGTTGCTGAGAAGACTCCAGAGAAGATCCTTCGCCAGTTCATCCACCCGCTCAATGGCCTTCAGCCATTCGAAATCCGCAAGCTCGCTGCTGCACTCAAGCTCTCCGGAGACCAGGCCAAGCAGTTCGGCAAGCTTCTCAAGAATCTTTTCACTCTTTTCATCAAGTGTGACTGCGACATGGTTGAAATCAACCCACTCGTTGTAACACCTGCTGGTGATGTGCTCGCTCTCGACGCCAAGTTCGGCTTCGACGATAACGCACTCTACCGTCACCCAGAGATCGTGGAAATGCGCGACACCACCGAGGAAGATCCTCGTGAAGTGGAAGCATCCAAGTTCGATCTGAACTACATCGGTCTCGACGGTAACATCGCTTGCCTTGTGAACGGTGCTGGTCTTGCCATGGCTACCATGGATATCATCAAGCACTGTGGTGGTGAGCCAGCCAACTTCCTCGATGTAGGTGGTGGCGCTACCAAGGAGCAGGTTTCCGCAGCATTCAAGATCATCCTTTCCGACCCTAACGTGGAAGGCATTCTCGTGAATATCTTCGGTGGTATCATGCAGTGTGACATCATTGCTGAGGGTATCCTCGCTGCCGCAGCTGAGCTCGAGCTCACTATCCCACTCGTTGTTCGCCTTGAAGGTACCAACGTTGCCAAGGGTAAGGAGCTGATCGCTAACTCCGACCTCGCTGTAATTTCCGCAGACAACCTCAACGATGCAGCCGAGAAGATCGTCGCAGCTGTGAAGGGCTAA